A single Streptomyces sp. Edi2 DNA region contains:
- a CDS encoding ABC transporter permease — MAQRTPSGALPGRRGRSASGTRLWTWLMLPGTLWMTGFLIASLILVATLALGTTDPLGNPRFGFNFDNIAAMADPAYRIVLLRSLGFALIACAVCLVVAYPVAYTIALHGGRFKNLLIAAIVVPFFANYLVRMYGWSVVLSDGGPVLKALRAVGLADAHTKILQSGVGVIAGLVYGFIVFMIIPLYAALERMDLSLIEAGRDLYGGPLRTFFFVTLPATRQGAAAGAVLVFLPAMGDFVSAQLMGGPDQIMIGNLIQDKFFQGQNWPLGSALTMLMMAVLFIGMLGYLRRTRKDEAEAAR; from the coding sequence ATGGCACAACGCACCCCCTCCGGAGCACTCCCCGGCCGCCGCGGGCGCTCCGCGTCCGGCACCCGGCTGTGGACCTGGCTGATGCTTCCCGGCACCCTGTGGATGACCGGGTTCCTCATCGCCTCCCTGATCCTCGTGGCCACCCTGGCCCTGGGCACCACCGACCCCCTCGGCAACCCGCGCTTCGGGTTCAACTTCGACAACATCGCGGCCATGGCCGACCCGGCCTACCGCATCGTGCTGCTGCGCTCGCTGGGCTTCGCCCTGATCGCCTGCGCCGTCTGCCTGGTCGTGGCCTATCCGGTCGCCTACACCATCGCCCTGCACGGCGGGCGGTTCAAGAATCTGCTGATCGCCGCCATCGTCGTCCCGTTCTTCGCCAACTACCTGGTGCGGATGTACGGCTGGTCGGTGGTGCTCTCCGACGGCGGCCCGGTGCTGAAGGCGCTGCGGGCGGTCGGACTCGCCGACGCGCACACCAAGATCCTGCAGAGCGGGGTCGGCGTCATCGCCGGGCTCGTCTACGGCTTCATCGTCTTCATGATCATCCCGCTGTACGCGGCGCTGGAGCGGATGGACCTCTCGCTGATCGAGGCGGGACGCGATCTGTACGGAGGGCCGTTGCGGACCTTCTTCTTCGTCACCCTCCCGGCGACCCGGCAGGGCGCGGCCGCGGGCGCCGTCCTGGTCTTCCTGCCCGCCATGGGGGACTTCGTGAGCGCCCAGCTGATGGGCGGGCCGGACCAGATCATGATCGGCAACCTGATCCAGGACAAGTTCTTCCAGGGCCAGAACTGGCCGCTCGGCTCCGCCCTCACCATGCTGATGATGGCGGTGCTCTTCATCGGGATGCTCGGCTATCTCCGGCGCACCCGCAAGGACGAGGCGGAGGCCGCCCGATGA